From a single Candidatus Brocadiaceae bacterium genomic region:
- a CDS encoding aspartate aminotransferase family protein, whose product MAGRAYDLTPRDVPKVNTKYRRIRTKIPVPQSLEVLEELRRYEPVSMTGQPPVVWDRAEGCQVYDRWDNMWLDWSSGVLVANAGHGRREICDAIVEQTRHPLLHNYCFPSAVRADLARRLADVSPDGLDKVFLLTTGSDATECAVKLSRTHGRAVGGDRKIGIVSYIGAFHGRTLGAQMIGGVPDLKEWIVNLDPSMWQVPFPDGYWEEDGSFDLFLRSLDEQGVTPDMVAGVIMESYQGAGASFAPVRYVQALAEWCREHDVVLTMDEVQAGFGRSGRMFSFEHYGIVPDLICCGKGISSGLPLSAVIGRPALMDQYPPGSMTSTHSGNPVCCAAARASLEVILNDDLVGNAARMGDVLHAGLNQLKAKYPKIIADVQGKGLVAGVHVVKGPKKPDHDLAFDVVCKCMEKGLLMFSPVGKSTVKIAPPLCVTEEQVREGVATLAEAFAEAIAAREG is encoded by the coding sequence ATGGCCGGCAGAGCCTACGACCTGACGCCCAGAGACGTGCCGAAAGTGAACACGAAGTACCGCCGCATCCGGACGAAGATCCCCGTGCCGCAGTCCCTGGAGGTCCTGGAGGAACTCCGAAGGTACGAGCCGGTATCCATGACGGGCCAGCCGCCCGTCGTGTGGGATCGTGCCGAGGGCTGCCAGGTCTACGACCGCTGGGACAACATGTGGCTCGACTGGAGTTCGGGCGTGCTGGTGGCGAACGCCGGGCACGGCCGCCGGGAGATCTGCGACGCCATCGTCGAGCAGACCCGGCACCCCCTGCTGCACAACTACTGCTTCCCGAGCGCCGTGCGCGCCGACCTTGCCCGGCGGCTCGCGGACGTCAGCCCCGACGGACTCGATAAGGTCTTCCTGCTGACCACGGGTTCGGACGCCACCGAGTGCGCCGTCAAGCTGAGCCGCACGCACGGCCGGGCCGTCGGCGGCGACCGGAAGATCGGCATCGTCAGCTACATCGGCGCCTTCCACGGCCGCACCCTCGGCGCCCAGATGATCGGCGGAGTGCCGGACCTCAAGGAGTGGATCGTCAACCTCGACCCGTCCATGTGGCAGGTGCCGTTCCCGGACGGCTACTGGGAAGAGGACGGCTCCTTCGACCTGTTCCTGCGGAGCCTGGACGAGCAGGGCGTCACGCCCGACATGGTCGCCGGCGTCATCATGGAGAGCTACCAGGGCGCGGGCGCCAGCTTCGCCCCCGTCCGGTACGTGCAGGCCCTCGCCGAGTGGTGCAGGGAGCACGACGTGGTTCTGACCATGGACGAGGTGCAGGCGGGCTTCGGCCGTTCGGGCAGGATGTTCTCCTTCGAGCACTACGGCATCGTGCCGGACCTCATCTGCTGCGGCAAGGGCATCAGCAGCGGGCTGCCCCTGAGCGCCGTGATCGGCCGGCCCGCGCTGATGGACCAGTATCCGCCCGGCTCGATGACGAGCACGCACAGCGGCAATCCCGTCTGCTGCGCCGCCGCGCGCGCCAGCCTCGAAGTGATCCTGAATGACGACCTCGTCGGCAACGCCGCGCGCATGGGCGACGTGCTGCACGCCGGGCTCAACCAGCTGAAGGCGAAGTATCCGAAGATCATCGCCGACGTGCAGGGCAAGGGCCTGGTGGCGGGCGTCCACGTCGTCAAGGGCCCGAAGAAGCCGGATCACGATCTGGCCTTCGACGTCGTCTGCAAGTGCATGGAGAAGGGCCTGCTGATGTTCAGCCCCGTCGGCAAGTCCACGGTGAAGATCGCGCCGCCCCTCTGCGTCACCGAAGAGCAGGTGCGCGAGGGCGTGGCCACGCTGGCGGAGGCGTTCGCCGAGGCCATCGCCGCCCGCGAAGGGTAG
- a CDS encoding winged helix-turn-helix transcriptional regulator, which yields MKACDQFTERAAILKALAHPSRLMMVDELSRGERCVCELTDLVGADISTVSKHLSLLKDAGIVDCSRDGVKVFYRLRVPCVINFFACIEAVCEENARCGLRNRES from the coding sequence ATGAAAGCCTGCGACCAGTTCACAGAACGGGCCGCCATCCTGAAGGCGCTGGCGCATCCGAGCCGGCTGATGATGGTGGACGAACTGTCTCGCGGCGAGCGCTGTGTCTGCGAGTTGACCGACCTGGTCGGAGCGGACATCTCGACCGTGTCCAAGCACCTGTCCTTGCTGAAAGACGCCGGCATCGTGGACTGCTCGCGCGACGGCGTGAAGGTCTTCTACCGCCTGCGGGTGCCCTGCGTGATCAACTTCTTCGCCTGCATCGAAGCCGTGTGCGAGGAGAACGCACGCTGCGGGTTACGGAACAGGGAGAGCTGA